Proteins found in one Penaeus vannamei isolate JL-2024 chromosome 29, ASM4276789v1, whole genome shotgun sequence genomic segment:
- the LOC138867353 gene encoding uncharacterized protein, which yields MVYSDEELKGFYDVHLASKRVKTYFTIIMGYFNAKIIINEVNVGSDHKVIRGEIKVHLRWERNKLICKPQPSLANLKIRATEFSLNIQNRYSLFEYADLNIDPINKQFNYIIRELHLKNKIELVELTKTMNKKKREDVRKFNTQIINEAVISEVITARISDSLISMQPREQAGFRSGFSTTDHIHTLT from the exons CTACAGTGATGAAGAATTAAAGGGTTTCtatgatgttcatttagccagcaaGAGAGTAAAAACCTATTTTACAATAATCATGGGatattttaatgccaaaataa TTATTAAcgaagtaaatgttggcagcgaccataaAGTGATCAGAGGCGAAATTAAAGTACACCTTAgatgggaaaggaacaaactcatATGCAAACCGCAGCCAAGCTTAGCTAATTTGAAGATCAGAGCGACAGAATTTAGccttaacatccaaaacagatactcACTTTTTGAGTACGCAGATCTCAACATTGACCCAATCAACAAACAGTTCAATTACATAATAAGGGAACTGCACTTGAA GaacaagatagaattagttgaactgaCAAAGaccatgaataaaaagaagagggaagatgtacggaaattcaatactcaaataataaatgaagcagtaatttcag AAGTCATCACAGCCCGCATCTCCGACAGTCTGATTTCTAtgcagcctagagaacaggcaggcttccgcagtggattctcaacaacagaccacatccacacgctcacctaa